The Veillonellales bacterium genome includes the window TTGGAACAGGCAATTGCGTTGGATCCCGGATTTACGCCGCTGATCGCTTACTCTTTGATGATTTTTACCTTGCTGTACTCTCCTTGCCTGGCAGCGCTGGCCGTTGCCCGCCGGGAAACAAATTCGTGGAAATGGCCGTTGTTTAGTGCGGCGTATTCTACCGGCTTGGCCTGGATATGTGCTTTTGCCGTCTTCCAGATTGGTATACTGCTGGGATATTGAGCAATGAAAAATGACGAAACCAGAAACTGACTGCAAGACAAAAGGGAGAGACTGTTTTCTCTTCAAGCGGACTAGCATTTAGTAAACCGGTAAAAAATGCGGCGAAGCGGTATTTGACGGCTGATGAATGAAGGAGGAATCGTCTTGGTTACTAAGCTTCGACTGGCGTTACTGCTCTTAACCGTCGTTCCGCATAGCATTGTTTTTGCTATGTATAACACGGCTGTGGCAGCCGATCGCTTAGCCAGTCAAGTCGAAGCAGTATTGCTGGTGATTGCGCTGCTATTGGCATTGGGCGTACCAGGGGTCGTGGTTCGATGGCTGATTGGCAGCCCGTTAGCTAAGATCCGCCGGTTTTGCAGGCATGTTAAGCAGGGAAGTTATCAGGAGCGGCTGGTATTGCCCAATGAATCCTGCGATGGCGATGGCGAGGACGAAATCGTGGTTTTGATGCGAGATATGAACTGGATGGCCCGGCAAATTGAAATTAGGGAAAAGAATTTACAGCAGCTTATCGTTGATTTGCAGCTTTCCCATCAGCGAACAGCAGAGCAAAATCAGCATTTGGTTTCTATGAACCAGGAAT containing:
- a CDS encoding diguanylate cyclase, which produces MNEGGIVLVTKLRLALLLLTVVPHSIVFAMYNTAVAADRLASQVEAVLLVIALLLALGVPGVVVRWLIGSPLAKIRRFCRHVKQGSYQERLVLPNESCDGDGEDEIVVLMRDMNWMARQIEIREKNLQQLIVDLQLSHQRTAEQNQHLVSMNQELLDTQRRLKAQTAALGKACCRMQIMAMTDPLTEIANRRCFFDTLKQKFAEVERNCLPLSLVSLDIDWFKLKLCIFLNSMAEIEFLYLIRIRTPFSKSFKSVARKR